A single window of Channa argus isolate prfri chromosome 10, Channa argus male v1.0, whole genome shotgun sequence DNA harbors:
- the jakmip1 gene encoding janus kinase and microtubule-interacting protein 1 isoform X14 — MSSTTPPAAPPLKKGRKPERSEVMADSVQATNEELKSKIMDIQIELQQERNKVCKLRERLQEQRQARELEQHKHAVALTDLRAKLHEEKLREMAAAREALARQHEVELARAIKIRDAEVQRLQGLVNALRDGAADKLKNALLGEAREEARRAFDGERLKLQQEIQEQKTVRKQAEEALANALQADKAKAADLRTAYQQHQDEVHRIKRDCEKDIRRLMDELKAKDRVVCALERELGVQAGYAQKLQLQKDALDEQLGQVREAERYNHGSPKREAMPGLGENPDLLNNQFLSSSSSSPAPPVQQEAEERDMRRFQLKIAELHSVIRKLEDRNALLADERNELLKRVREAESQMKPIFEKNKRLSKKNDDLLQTLQRMEEKLKNLSRENAEMKEKASTSRPSSHQQPIQLQLKRPSSLTDLSHAHEEQEVEFLKLQVAEQRGIIDELMQERDRLMMSKKNKRKPFKLSKRHVVETYFGFDEESIDSETSSLTSYNTDLTDRTPATPEEDLEESVSREESELRFRQLTREYQALQRAYALLQEHIGGSLDAEREARTREQLQLELSSCQAKIMDLEKALAERGQDSKWIEEKQYLLRTNQELHEKMCALQQAESRLQAEVQDARDQNELLEFRVLELEERERRSPALNLHMSSFPENSSSALQIYCHKEGVKDVIIPELMKKLDILGDNGNLRNEEQVAVIQAGTVISLCEKWLKQIDSTEAALTQKMIDLENDKELFSKQKGFLEEELDYRKQALDQAYMRIRELEDRIDLQKRQIKEIEEKHLFFGLKERDHGPTSGFKVLWRQARIKHKLIVFMHF, encoded by the exons ATGTCATCAACCACACCCCCTGCGGCACCACCCCTTAAGAAGGGAAGGAAGCCAGAGAGATCAGAGGTGATGGCCGATTCAGTGCAGGCCACCAATGAGGAGCTGAAGAGCAAAATAATGGACATTCAGATTGAGCTACAGCAGGAGCGGAACAAG GTATGCAAGCTCCGTGAGCGGCTCCAGGAGCAGCGTCAGGCTCGAGAGCTTGAGCAGCACAAACATGCCGTTGCACTCACTGACCTCCGTGCCAAACTGCATGAAGAGAAGCTGCGTGAGATGGCAGCTGCCCGTGAGGCCCTAGCCCGACAGCATGAAGTTGAGCTGGCCCGGGCCATCAAGATCCGGGATGCTGAGGTGCAAAGGCTCCAGGGACTTGTTAATGCACTGAGAGATGGAGCAGCAGACAAGCTCAAAAATGCTCTTCTTGGAGAAGCACGAGAGGAGGCAAGGAGGGCTTTTGATGGGGAGAGGCTAAAGCTACAGCAAGAG ATCCAGGAGCAGAAGACTGTTAGGAAGCAGGCTGAGGAGGCACTAGCCAATGCTTTGCAAGCAGATAAGGCCAAAGCAGCAGACCTGCGCACAGCTTACCAACAGCACCAGGATGAGGTGCATCGTATCAAACGAGACTGTGAGAAAGACATACGCCGACTG ATGGATGAGTTGAAGGCAAAAGACCGTGTAGTGTGTGCCTTGGAGAGAGAGCTGGGGGTGCAGGCTGGCTATGCCCAGAAACTTCAGCTACAAAAAGACGCTCTGGATGAGCAGCTGGGCCAGGTACGAGAGGCTGAAAGGTACAACCACGGCAGCCCAAAGAGGGAGGCGATGCCTGGCCTGGGGGAAAACCCAGACCTGCTCAATAACCAG tttttgtcttcctcctcctcctctcctgccCCCCCTGTTCAACAGGAGGCAGAGGAGCGTGACATGAGGAGGTTTCAGCTGAAGATTGCGGAGCTCCATTCAGTCATCAGGAAACTGGAGGACAGAAATGCACTTCTGGCTGACGAGAGGAATGAACTA TTGAAGCGGGTGCGAGAGGCAGAAAGCCAGATGAAGCCTATATTTGAGAAGAACAAACGGCTTTCTAAGAAGAATGATGACCTCCTTCAAACACTGCAACGCATGGAGGAGAAACTTAAGAATCTGAGCCGAGAGAACGCTGAGATG AAGGAAAAAGCTTCCACTTCTCGGCCTTCGTCACACCAACAGCCAATTCAGCTGCAGCTGAAGCGGCCAAGCTCCCTGACAGACCTTAGCCATGCCCACGAGGAGCAGGAAGTGGAGTTCCTCAAGCTGCAGGTTGCAGAGCAGCGTGGCATTATTGACGAGCTCATGCAG GAACGTGACCGATTAATGATGAGCAAAAAGAACAAGAGGAAACCTTTCAAACTGTCAAAA AGGCATGTTGTGGAGACATATTTTGGATTTGATGAGGAGTCAATAGACTCTGAGACCTCCTCTCTCACCTCCTATAACACTGACCTCACTGACCGCACTCCTGCAACTCCAGAGGAAGATTTAGAAGAA AGTGTTTCCCGTGAGGAGTCAGAGCTTCGTTTCCGTCAGCTCACCAGAGAGTACCAGGCTCTTCAGAGGGCCTATGCTCTCCTGCAAGAGCACATTGGAGGCTCTCTAGATGCTGAGAGGGAGGCTAGG ACACGTGAACAGCTGCAGTTGGAGCTCAGCAGCTGCCAGGCTAAGATCATGGACCTGGAGAAGGCCTTGGCTGAGAGGGGGCAG GACTCAAAGTGGATAGAAGAGAAACAGTACTTGCTCAGGACCAACCAGGAACTTCATGAGAAG atgtgtgctTTGCAGCAAGCAGAGTCACGGCTCCAGGCTGAGGTTCAGGATGCTCGGGACCAGAATGAGCTGCTCGAATTCAGGGTGCTGGAACTGGAA GAGAGGGAACGCAGATCTCCTGCTCTCAATCTCCACATGTCTTCATTCCCGGAGAACAGCAGCAGCGCCCTGCAGATCTACTGCCATAAGGAGGGAGTCAAG GATGTAATCATACCTGAGCTGATGAAGAAACTGGATATTCTGGGGGATAATGGG aaTCTCAGAAATGAGGAGCAGGTAGCTGTGATCCAGGCAGGGACGGTGATCTCTCTGTGTGAAAAG TGGTTGAAACAAATAGACAGCACAGAGGCCGCACTCACACAGAAGATGATTGACCTGGAAAATGACAAG GAGCTGTTCAGTAAGCAGAAAGGATTCCTTGAGGAAGAGCTGGACTATAGGAAGCAGGCTTTGGACCAGGCCTACATG
- the jakmip1 gene encoding janus kinase and microtubule-interacting protein 1 isoform X16 has product MSSTTPPAAPPLKKGRKPERSEVMADSVQATNEELKSKIMDIQIELQQERNKVCKLRERLQEQRQARELEQHKHAVALTDLRAKLHEEKLREMAAAREALARQHEVELARAIKIRDAEVQRLQGLVNALRDGAADKLKNALLGEAREEARRAFDGERLKLQQEIQEQKTVRKQAEEALANALQADKAKAADLRTAYQQHQDEVHRIKRDCEKDIRRLMDELKAKDRVVCALERELGVQAGYAQKLQLQKDALDEQLGQVREAERYNHGSPKREAMPGLGENPDLLNNQEAEERDMRRFQLKIAELHSVIRKLEDRNALLADERNELLKRVREAESQMKPIFEKNKRLSKKNDDLLQTLQRMEEKLKNLSRENAEMKEKASTSRPSSHQQPIQLQLKRPSSLTDLSHAHEEQEVEFLKLQVAEQRGIIDELMQERDRLMMSKKNKRKPFKLSKRHVVETYFGFDEESIDSETSSLTSYNTDLTDRTPATPEEDLEESVSREESELRFRQLTREYQALQRAYALLQEHIGGSLDAEREARTREQLQLELSSCQAKIMDLEKALAERGQDSKWIEEKQYLLRTNQELHEKMCALQQAESRLQAEVQDARDQNELLEFRVLELEVRDCTNVKLSPGGDNNSLNCRHKTYIQ; this is encoded by the exons ATGTCATCAACCACACCCCCTGCGGCACCACCCCTTAAGAAGGGAAGGAAGCCAGAGAGATCAGAGGTGATGGCCGATTCAGTGCAGGCCACCAATGAGGAGCTGAAGAGCAAAATAATGGACATTCAGATTGAGCTACAGCAGGAGCGGAACAAG GTATGCAAGCTCCGTGAGCGGCTCCAGGAGCAGCGTCAGGCTCGAGAGCTTGAGCAGCACAAACATGCCGTTGCACTCACTGACCTCCGTGCCAAACTGCATGAAGAGAAGCTGCGTGAGATGGCAGCTGCCCGTGAGGCCCTAGCCCGACAGCATGAAGTTGAGCTGGCCCGGGCCATCAAGATCCGGGATGCTGAGGTGCAAAGGCTCCAGGGACTTGTTAATGCACTGAGAGATGGAGCAGCAGACAAGCTCAAAAATGCTCTTCTTGGAGAAGCACGAGAGGAGGCAAGGAGGGCTTTTGATGGGGAGAGGCTAAAGCTACAGCAAGAG ATCCAGGAGCAGAAGACTGTTAGGAAGCAGGCTGAGGAGGCACTAGCCAATGCTTTGCAAGCAGATAAGGCCAAAGCAGCAGACCTGCGCACAGCTTACCAACAGCACCAGGATGAGGTGCATCGTATCAAACGAGACTGTGAGAAAGACATACGCCGACTG ATGGATGAGTTGAAGGCAAAAGACCGTGTAGTGTGTGCCTTGGAGAGAGAGCTGGGGGTGCAGGCTGGCTATGCCCAGAAACTTCAGCTACAAAAAGACGCTCTGGATGAGCAGCTGGGCCAGGTACGAGAGGCTGAAAGGTACAACCACGGCAGCCCAAAGAGGGAGGCGATGCCTGGCCTGGGGGAAAACCCAGACCTGCTCAATAACCAG GAGGCAGAGGAGCGTGACATGAGGAGGTTTCAGCTGAAGATTGCGGAGCTCCATTCAGTCATCAGGAAACTGGAGGACAGAAATGCACTTCTGGCTGACGAGAGGAATGAACTA TTGAAGCGGGTGCGAGAGGCAGAAAGCCAGATGAAGCCTATATTTGAGAAGAACAAACGGCTTTCTAAGAAGAATGATGACCTCCTTCAAACACTGCAACGCATGGAGGAGAAACTTAAGAATCTGAGCCGAGAGAACGCTGAGATG AAGGAAAAAGCTTCCACTTCTCGGCCTTCGTCACACCAACAGCCAATTCAGCTGCAGCTGAAGCGGCCAAGCTCCCTGACAGACCTTAGCCATGCCCACGAGGAGCAGGAAGTGGAGTTCCTCAAGCTGCAGGTTGCAGAGCAGCGTGGCATTATTGACGAGCTCATGCAG GAACGTGACCGATTAATGATGAGCAAAAAGAACAAGAGGAAACCTTTCAAACTGTCAAAA AGGCATGTTGTGGAGACATATTTTGGATTTGATGAGGAGTCAATAGACTCTGAGACCTCCTCTCTCACCTCCTATAACACTGACCTCACTGACCGCACTCCTGCAACTCCAGAGGAAGATTTAGAAGAA AGTGTTTCCCGTGAGGAGTCAGAGCTTCGTTTCCGTCAGCTCACCAGAGAGTACCAGGCTCTTCAGAGGGCCTATGCTCTCCTGCAAGAGCACATTGGAGGCTCTCTAGATGCTGAGAGGGAGGCTAGG ACACGTGAACAGCTGCAGTTGGAGCTCAGCAGCTGCCAGGCTAAGATCATGGACCTGGAGAAGGCCTTGGCTGAGAGGGGGCAG GACTCAAAGTGGATAGAAGAGAAACAGTACTTGCTCAGGACCAACCAGGAACTTCATGAGAAG atgtgtgctTTGCAGCAAGCAGAGTCACGGCTCCAGGCTGAGGTTCAGGATGCTCGGGACCAGAATGAGCTGCTCGAATTCAGGGTGCTGGAACTGGAAGTAAGAGACTGTACTAATGTTAAACTGTCACCCGGAGGTGACAACAACAGTCTGAACTGCAGACACAAGACCTATATACAGTGA